From Macaca fascicularis isolate 582-1 chromosome 14, T2T-MFA8v1.1, a single genomic window includes:
- the OR8K3 gene encoding olfactory receptor 8K3: protein MEQHNLTTVNEFILAGITNIAELQAPLFALFLMIYVISVMGNLGMIVLTKLDSRLQTPMYFFLRHLALMDLGYSTTVGPKMLVNFVVDKNTISYYFCATQLACFLVFIGSELFILSAMSCDRYVAICNPLLYTVIMSQKVCQVLVAIPYLYCTFISLLVTVKIFTLSFCGCNVIRHFYCDSLPLLPLLCSNAHEIELIILIFAAINLISSLLIVLVSYLLILVAILRMNSAGRQKAFSTCGAHLTVVIVFYGTLLFMYVQPKSSHSFDTDKVASIFYTLVIPMLNPLIYSLRNKDVKYALWRTWNNLMFFFKVCTI from the coding sequence ATGGAACAACACAATCTAACAACGGTGAATGAATTCATTCTTGCGGGAATCACAAATATTGCTGAGCTGCAGGCACCATTATTTGCATTGTTCCTCATGATCTATGTGATCTCAGTGATGGGCAATTTGGGCATGATCGTCCTCACTAAGTTGGACTCCAGGTTGCAAACCCCTATGTACTTTTTTCTCAGACATCTGGCTCTCATGGATCTTGGTTATTCAACAACCGTAGGACCCAAAATGTTAGTAAATTTTGTTGTGGATAAGAATacaatttcttattatttttgtgcAACACAGCTAGCTTGCTTTCTTGTGTTCATTGGTAGTGAACTTTTTATTCTCTCAGCGATGTCCTGCGACCGCTATGTGGCCATCTGTAACCCTCTGCTATACACAGTAATCATGTCACAAAAGGTATGTCAAGTGCTGGTGGCAATCCCTTATCTCTACTGCACATTCATTTCTCTTCTAGTCACCGTAAAGATTTTTACTTTATCCTTCTGTGGCTGCAATGTCATTAGACATTTCTATTGTGACAGTCTCCCCTTATTACCTTTGCTCTGCTCAAATGCACATGAAATTGAATTGATAATTCTGATCTTCGCAGCTATCAATTTGATTTCATCTCTTTTGATAGTTCTTGTATCTTACCTGCTCATCCTTGTAGCCATTCTCAGGATGAATTCTGCTGGCAGACAAAAGGCTTTTTCTACCTGTGGAGCCCACCTGACAGTGGTCATAGTGTTCTACGGGACTTTGCTTTTCATGTACGTGCAGCCCAAGTCCAGTCATTCCTTTGACACTGATAAAGTGGCTTCCATATTTTACACCTTGGTTATTCCCATGTTGAATCCTTTGATCTATAGTTTAAGAAACAAAGATGTAAAATATGCCCTATGGAGGACATggaataatttaatgtttttctttaaagtttgtaCAATATGA